In one Misgurnus anguillicaudatus chromosome 1, ASM2758022v2, whole genome shotgun sequence genomic region, the following are encoded:
- the LOC141365386 gene encoding uncharacterized protein — protein MYAPTEETQSDSEDDFDDDEVTFTDVGQALSSQSDGQFTLPPHLSCASHTLNVVSRNDIEKWLTTKNESKTTYRSVLAKCSDLWTKASRSTVASELVEDVIKRKLIVPTATRWNSFHDALSLVSQIALTDLNTLCNQIGIKCITEKEYLFLKEYCAVLKPLATALDILQGEDHCYYGTILPTLEVLMSKTLALKSGLSAMTSGLPEAIVQVIQARFSSVLDSNDALLAAATLPCFKLRWIKDEGKKKHVKSLLVAECQAQRSEGPTVEQKPSTSNDNDFFMFEDEDSLTLILQRQKSRST, from the exons ATGTATGCACCTACTGAAGAAACACAATCTGATTCTGAAGACGATTTTGATGACGATGAAGTGACATTCACAGATGTCGGCCAGGCTCTCTCCTCTCAGTCGGACGGACAATTTACTCTTCCCCCTCACCTGAGCTGTGCTTCCCACACGCTTAATGTAGTGTCGCGCAATGATATAGAAAAATGGCTAACAACTAAAAATGAGTCCAAAACTACATACAGAAGTGTCCTTGCCAAGTGCTCTGATTTGTGGACTAAAGCAAGTCGCTCGACAGTGGCCTCAGAGCTAGTTGAGGATGTAATCAAAAGAAAGCTCATCGTTCCCACCGCAACGAGATGGAATTCATTTCATGATGCACTGTCACTTGTGTCTCAAATCGCACTTACAGATTTAAACACCCTTTGCAATCAAATTGGAATAAAATGCATCACAGAAAAGGAATATCTTTTCCTAAAGGAATATTGCGCAGTACTGAAGCCCCTCGCCACTGCCCTGGATATCTTACAAGGTGAAGATCACTGCTATTACGGCACCATCCTACCAACACTCGAAGTTCTCATGTCCAAAACCTTGGCACTTAAAAGTGGTCTTTCCGCTATGACATCTGGTCTGCCAGAAGCGATTGTACAG GTCATACAAGCACGTTTCAGCTCTGTCTTGGACAGTAATGATGCACTTTTGGCAGCTGCCACTTTACCTTGTTTCAAGTTACGCTGGATTAAGGATGaggggaaaaaaaaacatgtgaaGTCATTGCTGGTTGCAGAATGTCAAGCTCAACGCTCTGAGGGCCCCACTGTGGAGCAGAAACCTTCTACCTCCAATgacaatgatttttttatgtttgaagATGAGGATAGTCTTACTCTTATTCTTCAGAGACAGAAGTCACGGAGTACCTGA